A segment of the Sporocytophaga myxococcoides genome:
TTTCACCGGGTTATGAGGAATATGAGTGGAGAAAGGATGGGATGGTCATTGCTAATTCAAACTCTCATACATATACAGCTACAGAACCAGGTGCATATAGTGTTAGATTTAAAAAGAAGCAATATTATTTCAGTGGGGCAAGTGTATGGACCGACTGGTCAGAACCAGTAAATATTATTTTTAAGGCACCTACTTCGCCAGTAACTATAATCCAATTAAGCAGTACTGCTCTTCCTTCACTAGACGGTAAAACATCCGTTACTTTAAATGCTCCATCAGGTTATTCTTATTTATGGTCCACAGGAGCTACTACACAAAACCTTACTACTTCAACGGCTGGTACTTATACTGTTAGAGTTACTTCTCCAAATGGCTGTCAAAGCGTTCCTTCTGCACCGGTAATAGTGACAGTCGGAAATCAGCCTAATAGACCTGCTGCTCCTGAAAACCTTACTGCTGTTGGAATTTCTACTAGAAAGATAAAACTTTTCTGGGAAGATAAATCAAATGATGAAAGTGGATTTGAGATTTATCATGCAACAGCACCAGGAGGACCATACGTATTCAGAAAATTAGTAGCCTCAAATACTGTTACTTATGAAGATGATCAACTAATTCAGAATAAAACATATTATTATAAAATAAGAGCGATAAATAATAATGGAGGGTCTTCATATTCTTTAGAGAAATATGCAAAAACTTCTCCTGATAATATTATTCCGACTACTCCTCTTAATTTAACCATTACTGCAAAAACCAGTACAAGTGTAAGTTTGTCCTGGACAGGAAGTACTGATAACTATGGATTGAGTAAATATCTTATTTATGCAAATAATACAGTAGTTGCAGAGGCAAATGCTTCTCCTTTCACCGTAACCAATCTTAACAGGGATACTTATTATGCTATTACGGTAAGGGCACTTGATAATGCTGGATTACTTTCAAATCCATCCAATCAGGTTTCCTTCTCTACCAACATGCCAGGGTTGGATTATTCTTACTATGAAGGTAACTGGAGCATGCTTCCTGATTTCAGCACGCTAACTCCGGTTAAAACAGGTTCTATATCCACTTTCTCCTTATCTCCTAAGATAAAATCTGATTATTTCGGATTTAGATTTACAGGCTATATCAATATAACTACTGCCGGTACTTATACTTTCTATACTAATTCTGATGACGGTAGTAAACTTTATATTAATAATAATCTGATTGTTAATAATGACGGTGCCCATGCTCCGCAGGAAAGATCTGGTACTGTAAATTTACCGGTTGGTAAACATGCTATTAGAGTAGATTTTTTTGAAATCGGTGGTGGTGAACAATGTGATGTTAGTTATTCAGGTCCTGGAGTATCAAAAATGATAATTCCTAGTTCGGTCCTATTCACGGGAACAGGTGCTACTTCTTCTACACCTCCGGCAGCTATCAGCTCATTATCAGCAGCAGCAGTGAGTTCTTCTAAGATTAAAGTTACATGGACTAACTCAGCTCCAAATGTAAACTTTGAATTATATAGAACTAATTCTGGAGGAACAACCAATACACTTATTTATACAGGAAATGCATTAACTTATACTGATTTTGGATTAAATGCATCAACAAAATATTATTATAAGGTAAAATCAATTACACCAACAGGTGAAACTGCTTATCCTACAATTGTAAATGCAACTACAACTGCAAAGCCAGTAGCACCTAGCGCTCCAGGGGCTCTGGCTGCTGAAGTGTTATCTTATTCTCAGGTTAAATTGACCTGGACAGATTCCAATAACGAAGATTATTTTGTTATTGAAAGATCTGAGTTTAATTCAAATAACTTTACAGCAATTGATAGTGTATCGGCAAATACCTTAACATACACTAATACAGATGCATATTCAAATACTTCTTTTTATTATCGTGTAAGAGCGAAAAATGATGGTGGCTATTCAGGATATACTTCAATTGTTAATGCAGTAACAGCGAAAAACATACCTCAGGTTCCAACAAACTTATCGTCAGACGTTAAATCGGCATTGAAAATCAACCTCTCATGGACTGATAATGCGACGAATGAGGATGGGTTTATTCTTGAGAGAAGTTCAGATATAAATTCAGGATATGTTGTACTTGCTACATTACCTGCTAATACAACTACGTATACTGATAAGGGAGTGGAGGGAGCAACTTATTACTACAGATGGAAGTCTTTTAATGCTCATGATGGTATATCAGAATATTCAGCTGTTCTTACAGTACTTGTGCCTCAGGCTCCATATGCTCCAAATGCTGGCAGCTGGAGAATAGCAGCTGATGAAGCTGCAGATAACGGTGGCGATGCTAACTTCATCACTGCCCTTAAAAATAAACAAGATTATCTAACAAGCCTTACCGTTGCCCCAGGAGCTACCAGAACAGTTTCTGTTAAACTTCCAGCTTTATCAAACGATGGTATGTTTGTGTTTAATATTGAAAATAACATTGAGTCAGTTCCTGTAACAGCTTTCACTTCTGACAATTCAACAAACGGTGTTGATGGAAACTGGACAGCAGTTACAAGTCCTTATGTATCTTCATATGAAAATGACCTTCAGAAGTTTGATATTCCTCAGGCTTATGGCGGAAAGTGGATCAGACTATCTTTCAAAAACAATTTCACTGGAAATGTGAGATTGAAAGAATTTGGTCTTTATCAATTCTCTCAAACAGGAAGAGATAATTATTTCCTTATCTGCGGTGCATCTATAGAAGAAGCATGGGGAAGCCATAATGAAGTTAAAAAAGAAATTGAAGCAGCTTTCCCAGGTCAGGGGTATGAGCCTGTCATTTTCAATATTTCAGTAAGTGGTCAGAACGTAGGAGGATTAGCATCTACTATTGATGCAATTCTTGCAAGACACCCTCATGCATCATATGTATTTATCCATCAGGGAGGTAATAACGTTACGCCTAAGAGGCCATTCCAATATTCGGATTTTTATAGTACCTATACAAAGAACCAATTTGTCGGCCAGTTCAATAAAATTGCTGAGTCCATTATAAATGCTGGTAAACTTCCATTCTTCTCAAGAATTTCTTACCGTGATTATAAGACTGAACCTAAAGTTAATGGTGGTCTGAACCAAGAAGTGGGTTCACTACCTTTTAACATATTAATGGATGATTTAATCAAGAAGTATTCTCCTGAACTTTACGATTTTGCAGAGAAAAAGGGGAGAATAGATATGTATGAGCTTACTCTTAACAATCAAGGGCTTCTTACTCCTTATGATGGGATTCATCCATTGGTTGGACAAACAGATAAGTATATTAAGTTCTTTGTAAACACAGCGGTTAAATATATTTATAAAGGAGTTTGGAATACACCAGTACCATATACTGAATTTGTTCCGAATCTGCACGCTAAAGCAACTACAGCTGTTGAAGCTGCTGAATACAGCTATAAAGGTATCGATTGGTACAATGCCAGAATATTAACAGAACAGATTGGTAATTCTTCTGTAAGAGTTCCATTGCTTCAGAGACTGGAGGCTATTGATACAAATTATATACCTGCTGTACCTGTGATTGCTAATGATGTAGTAGCTTCAGCTGTGTCATACAATAAGATTAATCTGAACTGGAGTGATCTATCCAATAATGAGTTAGGGTATGAAGTTTATAGATCTGCTACTCCAGAAGGCACATATGCTAGGATCTTCGTTTCAGCTAAAAATGTTACTTCTTACACAGACTCAACTTTAAATCAGACGACGACTTATTATTACAAGTTAAAAGGATTTAATAAAGGTGGGGCTTCTGTATTTTCAAATATTGCATCTGCAACGACACCGGTAAAACCATTTATAAATACACCTCCTACCTTTACTGCAATTGTAAACCCTACTGTGAAGGAAGCAAATACATTGGTTATTCCTATTAAGACAAATGATGTTGATCCAGATCAAATTACACTGAAAGGTTACGGAATCCCTGCATTTGCAACATTCGTTGATGATCTTAATGGTAGCGGAAGAATTATTGTAAATCCTGGATTAAGTGATGCCGGAACTTATAATATCTCTCTGACTTCCAATGACGGTCAGGGTGGAAAAGATAGCATATCTTTTGTTCTGACTGTTATCAATAATGTGATAGAGACAACTGTTCACAAATTACATACAGGAGGTCCTGCAATAAGTACTCCTCCATTTGATTGGGCAGCTGATACTAAGGAGGCTCCGTCTCCATACTTGGATCCTGCTACTCAGAACTTAACTCAGACTTTTACATTTAATGCAGTCAACAACACGGATGCTCCAAATGCTATCTATTCGATGTATAGATATGTTCAGAATAACGTTCCGCTTCAATATAATTTCCCTGTTTCCAGTGGATATTACAAAGTGAAATTGTACTTCTGGGCGAGAGTTACTGGCGTTGGACAAAGAGTGATGAACGTTAAGCTTGAAGGTACTCAGATGTTAACAAACTTTGACGTTTATGCAGAAGGAGGAAATGATCCGATCATGAAAACTCTGTACGTAAATGTTACGGATGGTATATTGGATCTTGACATTTTAAGAGTTACTGGTAACTCAGTAATTAGTGGGGTCGAAATTGTTAAAGTTGAAGAGCCTGCTCCAAATCATAATCCTGTAATAGATCCTATTGCAGATTTGTTCTTGAATATTTCGAATAGCGCTAATATATCAATAAATACATCCGATGCAGATGGGGATATAGCTTCTCTGTCTGTTTCAGGTCTTCCTGCTTTTGCTACATTTACTAACAACGAAAATGGAACTGGAAATATCATATTTAATCCTTCAGTTGAGTATGTTGGTAATTATGTAATTGTAGTTACTGCAAATGATAATAAAAACGGAATAGCAACTAAAGCATTTACCGTAAATGTTAGTACAACTGTTCCTGAAAACCATAATCCTGTAATAGCAACAGTAGATCCACAGACTGTTACGATTCCAAATGTTCTGACATTTGGTGTATCTGCAACAGATCAGGATGCTGATCCTCTTACCTTGTCTGTAACTGGATTGCCGTCTTTTGCTACATTTACTGATAATGGAAATGGAACAGGAAGTGTGACTGTTACCCCAGGTACAAATGATGCTGGTGTTTATACATTTTCATTAACTGCGGCCGATAATAAAGGGGGGGCAGTCATTCAGGAGATATCAATTACAGTTAATCCTGCACCAAATCAGAATCCAGTAATTGCTCCAATAGCACCTCAGGCTGTTATAATACCGAATACTCTAATTTTAGGTCTTTCTGCAACGGATGCCGATGGAGATGCAATTGCCTTGTCAGTAAACGACCTTCCATCATTTGCAACCTTTACAGATAACTTAAATGGTACTGGATCTCTCATCTTGAATCCTTCAGCAGGTAGTGAAGGTGCTTATGAAATTACTTTAACCGCTACGGACAGCAAAGGTGGCACAGCTACTCAGATAATTTTGATAACAGTAAATGCAGCTGCTGTGAACAATAATCCAGTAATTGCTCCAGTTGCACTTCAGACAGTTACTATTCCTAATAGTCTTTCAATAGGAGTATTTGCAACTGATGCAGATGGTGACGCTATTACACTTTCTGTTAGTGATCTACCTTCATTTGCAGTGTTTACTGATAGTACTAATGGAAAAGGATCAATCGTTTTAAATCCTGCAACAGGCAATGAAGGTGCTTATGAGGTTTCTCTAACCGCAATAGATAACAAAGGCGGTACTGCTACACAGTTAATTTCAATAACCGTAAATGCAGCGCCTGTTAACCATAATCCAGTAATAGCTTTGATTGAACCTCAGACAGTTACTATCCCTAATAGTCTTGCAATTGGAGTATCTGCAACTGATGCAGATGGTGACGCTATAACACTTTCTGTTAGTGATCTACCTTCATTTGCAGTATTTACTGATAGTACTAATGGAAAAGGTAGTATAATAGTAAATCCGGTTTTGAGCACAGAAGGGGTATATTCATTGATCCTTACTGCTACAGATAGCAAAGGAGGAACATCTTCCCAAACAATTACAATTACTGTAAATGCACCAAGTGTTCCGGTAAATCATAGCCCTGTATTGACATCAGTTCCTGCTCAGACAGTAACAGCTCCAAATACACTCTCTGTCGGCATTTCATCTTCAGATCAGGATGGCGATGTTATTACATTGACTGCTACCGACCTTCCTTCATTTGCAGTATTTACTGACAATGGAAATGGAACCGGAAGCCTGGTATTTAATCCGTTAGTTTCAAATGCAGGAAATTACAATGTCACTATAACCGCTATTGATTCAAAAGGAGCATCGTCAAATATAGTCGTAGCTCTTACTGTACAGGCACCTGTTCAGTCTGATATTATTGTTTATAGAGTTAATGCGGGAGGTACGGTAATTACGGATGCAGTCCTTGACTGGGCTACTGATACAAAAAATTTACCAAGTCCATATCTTGATTTAATTGAGAATTCAACAAACCTAGTTTCAGGCTCAGCAACTTATTCAGGAGTCAATACAACAGGTGCTCCTAATAATATTTTTGGATACTATAGATATAGCACAACTTTACCATTGCAGTACAACTTCCCTGTAACAAACGGAACATATAAAGTGACTCTTTATTTTATTCCGAAAGTGGCTGCGGCAGGAAACAGAGTTGCTAGAGTTATGTTAGAAGGAATTGCAGCGGGGCCTAATATAGACTACTATGCAGAAGCTGGTGGGGATCTGCCATTCAAAAAGACCTATCAGGTGAATGTCACTGATGGTGTGCTTGATTTTGATCTGGTAAGAGTAAGCAATAACCCTACACTTTCAGGTATTGAGGTAGTATCAGTAGGAGGAGGAACTCCTGTTAATCACAACCCTGTTATTGCGTCGATTGGTATGCAATCTGTTACAGTTCCTGCTAGTCTGACTGTAAATGTTTCAGCAATGGATCAGGATGGAGATGCAATTACGTTATCTGTAAGCGGTTTACCTTCATTTGCCAACTTTACGGATAATCTTAACGGAACAGGAACAATTGTAGCAAATCCTGGAACAAGTCATGCCGGAACCTACAATTTGGTTTTAACAGCTACTGATAGTCATGGCGGAACAGCAACTCAGAATTTTTCAATAGTTGTAAATGTTCCGGTAAATCATAATCCGGTATTGGCAGCAGTAGCTCCTCAGACTGTTACTATTCCAAACAGCCTTACAATCGGAGTATCTGCAACAGATGAAGACGGTGATTTGATTACCTTATCTGTAAGTAACTTACCTTCGTTTGCTGTATTTACAGATAATGCCAATGGGACTGGAAGTATTTTGGTTAATCCTTCTTCAAATACAGAAGGTTTATATAATGTGACTGTTACTGCAAGTGACGTTCACGGAGCTTTAGTATCTCAAGTAATTACAATTATTGTTAATTCTGCTGGCGCACCTGTTAATCATAACCCTGTAATTGCATCAATTGGATCTCAGTCCATAATAGCTCCAAATACTCTTGTTATTCCGGTTTCGGCAGTGGATCAGGATGGAGATGTTATTACTCTTTCTGTTAGCAATTTACCTGCTTTTGCAACATTTACAGACAGCTTAAATGGTAAAGGAGGAATTGTAGTAGCGCCTTTTGTTTCCAATGCAGGAACCTACAACCTGACTATTGTTGCCACAGATTCCAAAGGAGCTTCTTCAAGTCTGGTATTCTCAATAACTGTAAGCGCACCTGTTGTTGCAGATCAGATAATTTACAGAGTTAATGCAGGTGGATCAGTTATCACAGATCCTGTCTTTAACTGGTCTGTTGATACAAAAAATTCACCAAGCGCGTACCTTGATTTAGTAACAAATACTACTAATCTTGTTTCAGGATCTGCTACTTATTCAGGAATTAATAATACAGATGCTCCTAATGACCTATTCGGGTACTACAGATACAGTACAACATTACCGCTAGAGTATAATTTCCCAGTTGTAAACGGTAATTATAAAGTGAAGTTATATTTCAAGCCTAATGTGGCTAATCTGAAAAACAGAGTGGCAAGTATTGCATTGGAAGATGTAGTCGTTGCTCAGAATATGGATTATTATGGAGAAGGTGGTGGAGATTTACCATTCCAGAAGACATATGTGGTTCAGGTAAATGATGGAGTTCTTAATTTTGATTTAATCAGAGTTACAAACAACCCTTCTCTTTATGGTATTGAGATTTTAGCTACTAGTGAAAATCCTCCAGTTAGATTTGCTCAGTTTGCATCCTCTTCTGCAATAAGCAATAATTTAAATGTGAGTTTTTCTCCAAATCCTGCATCAGATATCCTCAATGTAGAGTTTAATGAGGAGATCGATCAGCCTGTTAAGCTCTCAATGATTGACGAAATGGGTAAAGTTGCTTTTGAAATTCCTGCGGAAACTTATTCAATGGGAGCAGTTAGATTAGATCTTTCTAACCTGATACCTGGAATGTACCTATTGAATATAATAACTGAAGACGGGAAGAATAAAATATTGAAGGTTATAAAAAGATAGATTGAGGTTTTAATATGATTGCATAAGGCCCGGAAGTTTATACTTTCGGGCTTTTTGTTTTAAGTAAATCAGAAAATTATTTAAAGAACTTTTATTGGTTCATTCACAAAGTCTTTAAATAAGAGTTTGGAAGGAAGATGAATACAAAAAAGCCTGAATGGGATTATTCAGGCTTTTATAATTTTAAATTTATTATTGAATATTCAGTTTTTTCTTTAATTCTCTGATATATTTAAAGGTTCTTATAGATACTTTGATTCTGGTCTTTAAACTTCCACCACCTTTGGCTTCTCCAAATTTTCTTGTCTTAAATACAACAGGAATTTCATAAATGGTTCCATATTTTGTAGCAAAATACTGGGCATAAAGATCAAGTGAAAAGTCATATGGAGCTTTGTTCTTTAGATAGGTGATATAAAAGTCTTTGCTGAATACTTTTGGTTGTGCTCCTATATCAACAAGCTTAACTCCAAGCTCGGCTGACGCTATCAATTGCATCATATAAGTAAAAAATGCAGGTCCCCAGGCTCTGTTTTGTCTTTTGCCTTTTACAAATGCCCTGGAATTATTGATTTCTTTAAATTTCTCATATGCAATGATTACATCAATAGGATCTGTTTGTAAGTCAGCATGCGTCCATGCTAAAACATTTCCTTCAGCAGCATCTAATCCGGATAATATGCCAAAACCATATCCCTTATTAATTTCAACTTTTACTGATCTGAACCTGGCATCATTGATTTTACTGAATTCTTCGATCAAAACTTCGGATGAATTATCAGTTGAACCGTTATTTACTAATATAACTTCTATATTTTGTCTTTCTTTTAATGCTTCCCTGAATTGACTAATAATATGAGGGATATTCTTAGCCTCATTGTAACAAGGAACTATAATTGAAAGATCTCTTTCAGTTGAACTCATGAACTAAATTAATTTTTCTGGTAAACTTCGATAAATGAATCGCCTTCTTTTCTAGGAGAAGGGAAGGTATCAATCAATTTATACTTTGAGCGAAGGACATCTCTTGTTTTTTCAGGATAAAAATTGTCAAGCGAAGGTACTTCTTCAAATAAAACAAGATCAAATTCATTATTTAAAATTCTTTGATTCACTTCATTGACTTGTTTGTCAAACATTCCAATGTTAAGATGATACCATAGTGGAAGGTCTGTGACGGGCGTATATTTTAATTCATAAGATAATGGAGTAAGTTCAGACATATTAAGAATCTTTAAGTCTTGTCCTTTTTTTCCAAGATCCATTTTCAGGATTTTATGAAGCCCTTCAACAGTCTTTTCAGGCATAGAAACCTTTCCAAAGGATTTTAAGCCAGTAAGAATCCATGGGCCATTATCAGCTTTTTTCTCATCTTTAACTCCTATAGCAGGCCCATCGGAGATTTTCAAAATCCTGCCTGCATATTTCCAAAACATAGCCGACCACCATAGGAATAAGCAGAGAATGAATATTGGCAGAACAGTAATTTTTTCGAATGTAATATTCAGGTTAATGTTTGTTAGAAAAAAGGCAAATGCAAATGCATGAAAGTAAGTAGTTGTATCCGATGGCAGTCTGCTTGTAACTTTAGTAATTAAAGTCTCTGCAATGATGCCAATTGTTATAAGGGCAAAGAACACTGCTTTTTTATCTTTAAAAAAAGCAGATATATCCTTAAGTTTATAAAGGATGATTATGATGAATATAAGAATATAGAATTTCTCCCAATGTGACTCACCCAGAAATGAATTAAGGAAGTTTATGGATTTTAATCTGGACTGATGCGGTGGTTGCCCATAGTTGAACCAGTATCCGAATCCATATTTGAGAAAAGGTTTTATCACAATAAATCCTGTCAGAAATGTGGCGCCAACATATATAAGAATAGGGGCAATTTTTCTTTCGTAGAAGAGATTTAAAATAATTAATGACAGGCAGAAAAAGAAAGCCAGTCCGCCATAGTCTTGCTTTGTAAAAAATGAAAGGAATGTAAAGACAGATGCAAAAAACAAAAAGCCTATTCTGAATTTACTTTTTTCCTGAAAGATATAATGAAGTACAAACTGGATAGCGAATAGTTCGAATACAAAAGCTGTATTGTTATACCAGGGCCAGAAGAAAATGAATGTATAAGAGAAGCAGAAAACCAACGTAGAAAAGAGAATTACAGCAGGTTTAACGTTAAGAGTTTTTAATATGGTTCTGAATGAAAGAAGTGAAAGTACATTGATTAAAAATTGAGCTTTCAATAAAGATGACAGAAATGGCCCAAAGATCTTAAAAAAGATTGTAGGAAATATAAAGAAACCAAATCCTAAAGGCATTCCGAAGTCTTTAAATGGAACCTGTCCCAGATAAAGTCTGTATGAGCCTTCCCAGGTCAGATACAAATTATCTCTGAATGGCAGTGTGAAGAATAATGGAAATATTGAAAAAGCAATGATGAAGAAAAATTCGATAAAGAAAAGTTGTCTTTCTGAAAATCTGGATTCTAACATTGTTTATACCTTGGGAATATTGAAAATTCGTTGTTTGGGTTTAAAAGGAGTAACTATTAATGAAAGTTCATACGCGCCTGTTCCTCTATAGTTCCTGGTGAGCGAAGAGGAGTTAAGATCATAGCTTAATCCCATTGAATAATAGTTATTACCAAAACTTACTGTAAATATAAAAGAATCCTCAATTCTATACCACATTCCAAATCTAATCTCATTCGGGACAAGCGGTTTTGAAGCGGGTTTATAATAAAATTTTTCATCAAGGAGGTAATAATGAAGACTTAAGCCTAGATTGATTTGTCTGAAGCGCTCCTGTAATTGAACTATTGTATTTGGAAGAATATAAACTCTGTCTTTCAATTTAGTTTCCAGTCCTGCATTAAATTTATAAAGAATTGGTAGCCTTTCATTCGATGCCTCATATAGGCCTAATTTAGGTCTGTTAAAGTGATAAACTGACATTCCGGCAAAGGAACTGAAATTTGCACCTCTGCGGCCATAGTTTCTCAGAGGATTAAAGTAATACATGATACCTCCTGTGAGATCAGGTCTTGAACTTGTATGGTTTCTGAGATTAACATCCAAATGTGCATTTGGATCTATACCTTCAGGTGAATATTGGCTTCCCCATTGCAGCTGATCATAATTGACGCTTTTTTGAATAAATCCTATCTGTGCTCCAAAAAGCACATGATGTAATGATGCCAATGGAAGATCATATGATCCGTTAACGCTTGCTCCAAGAGTTTTCATAATTCCATCTCCTGTTTTGTCATTATTGATTGTCAGCCCAATGGCTCCGTATGGACTTCTTGTTTTACCTGGTCTGAAAAACGGATTTATTACAGATACCTGACTTGTGGAATAAGGCGTTCCTATATTTTTCCATTGAACTCTGTGATTCATAGAAACAGAAAATCCACTATATGTAGCAGATAGAGCAGGATTTAAATATAGAGCAGCAGGATAAAACTGTGAAAATTGAGCATCCTGAGCTTTACTAATTCTGGTGAATAATACTGCAACAATAAAGAGTATGCTTAAGCTTAGTTTAAATTTCATTATTCTACCTGATTAATGTAATAGTACCAGATTTTTCAATTTTTTTCCCATTATCTTCCTTTGCTTTTAAAACATAGGTATATGTGTCCATTGGAGCGTTGTTCCCGTCCCAACCATTATTTTTGGCCTCAGATAAATCAGTTGTGGAGTAAAGAACTTGTCCCCATCTGCTGTATATGGTAAAGCTAAAGTCTTCAGGAGCCAATTTTCCATAAACCTTTATTACTTTATTTTCAGGGTTGGTTTCATATGGGCTTAAAGCATTCGGTATCCAGTATGATTCCCGAGCTTGTAATGCAGTATCCTTTACCAGGATTTGTACCTCTTTGGATATTTCACAACCATTTACATCAGTAAGAATTAAAGCTGCTTTATAAAGTCCTCCTTGAATAAAATTATGAGCCAGGAGTTTCTCTTCAGATGATGTTCCATCACTTAAAGACCATTCGAAGGATTTTATTTTTAAAGGATTGAGATCTGATTTAATAAGGAAGTATACAGAATCCAGTGTTGTGGTTTGTATAGTATTTCCGCTGCCTGATTCAATAGTATCATTCACTGTTATGATGTCAAATGTAACTACCGGAATTTCCATAATGGATATTGATATACTGGAACTGCTTTCCCCTCCCTTATTATCATAGGCAGTAGCAGTAATAATATTTGGTCCGGGATCAAGATTTCTGACAGATAAAGTATATGGTGCTGATAAGTCAGTACCTATCATTTGATCGTTCGCATAGAATTCTACTTTGGTAATATTACCATCTTCATCAGTTGAAGTGGCAGTCAATGATATTTCAGAGCAATAGGAGTAGGTGCTGTTGGAGCCAGGTGAAATTATGTTGACAATAGGAAGTTTATTGGGACTGTTTATTTTAATCACCACTTTATTAGATGTGTCTCTTTTTCCATTATCTTCTGTAACCACTGCATAAACTTCAAAATTACCTTCAAGCGAATTGCTCCAGCTATATTGATAATCTGGAGCAGAGCTTTCTCCGATTTTAATATCATTTGCATAAAATTCAATTTTTACTCCTGCGTTGTCCGGGTCTGTAACTTTTGCAGAAAAATCAATGGTTGAGCCAAATTCATAATTACTATTTATTTGAGGAGAAATCAACGAAACGATAACTGGCCTCTTGCTTATGGAAATTAGTACCGGTGCAGAAGCAACTTTGGCTCCATCATTGTCAGTAGCAAATGCTACGATTTCATAATCTCCGATAGGAGCATTAGTCCACATAAATGATAAATCAGGATAAAAACGTGTTGCGCTCAGAACTCCATTAATATAATATTCTACATTTTTTATTGAACCGTCAGGGTCATTTGCATCTACATTTAAAAGAATTGGTTCAGAAAATTTAAATGTGGTGCCATTTGAAGGTTTCGTAATAGATATAGAAGGAAGTTGATTACTTACTGTAATCTGAATTGTTTTAGAGTCTTCTTTATTTAAGTTGTCAGTTGCTTTTACTGTTATGTTATAAGTGCCTAATGGAAGGTTATTAACTGTCAGGTTATATGGAGCAGAAGGAGCGGTTCCTAAAAGGGAATCATTAAGGAAAAATTCTACTTTACTGATCGAGCCATCGCTGTCAGTTATAGTGGTGTTGATTAATACAAGGTCATCAGAGTCAAACGTCTGATTATTAGCTGGGGTATTGATTGTTACAACTGGAGGTGCATTGTAAATAGTTATGGTTATCGGAGCTGAT
Coding sequences within it:
- a CDS encoding glycosyltransferase family 2 protein, whose product is MSSTERDLSIIVPCYNEAKNIPHIISQFREALKERQNIEVILVNNGSTDNSSEVLIEEFSKINDARFRSVKVEINKGYGFGILSGLDAAEGNVLAWTHADLQTDPIDVIIAYEKFKEINNSRAFVKGKRQNRAWGPAFFTYMMQLIASAELGVKLVDIGAQPKVFSKDFYITYLKNKAPYDFSLDLYAQYFATKYGTIYEIPVVFKTRKFGEAKGGGSLKTRIKVSIRTFKYIRELKKKLNIQ
- a CDS encoding PorP/SprF family type IX secretion system membrane protein, with the protein product MKFKLSLSILFIVAVLFTRISKAQDAQFSQFYPAALYLNPALSATYSGFSVSMNHRVQWKNIGTPYSTSQVSVINPFFRPGKTRSPYGAIGLTINNDKTGDGIMKTLGASVNGSYDLPLASLHHVLFGAQIGFIQKSVNYDQLQWGSQYSPEGIDPNAHLDVNLRNHTSSRPDLTGGIMYYFNPLRNYGRRGANFSSFAGMSVYHFNRPKLGLYEASNERLPILYKFNAGLETKLKDRVYILPNTIVQLQERFRQINLGLSLHYYLLDEKFYYKPASKPLVPNEIRFGMWYRIEDSFIFTVSFGNNYYSMGLSYDLNSSSLTRNYRGTGAYELSLIVTPFKPKQRIFNIPKV